One genomic segment of candidate division KSB1 bacterium includes these proteins:
- a CDS encoding ABC transporter permease: MNPEAAQQVRLSPTPGTGRELSLSAPSKTSVRPLLRHVQEYGILAAFIIEFAFFSLVSDHFLTPENLINVTLQTSIIAIIAAGMTFVILTAGIDLSVGSLVALTGVVAAWILKFNLPPAIGLSLAIIGGLLVGVLSGAIAGFFITCFRVTPFITTLALMTVWRGLAYIWVDGRPIWGLPPIFDALGGSRIFGIPLPSLVMLTVFLLAWFTLQHTPFGRHVYAVGGNAEAARLAGIATRKTLMLVYIICGAMASLSGILLASRMSSGQPNAGLMYELDVIAAVVVGGTSLFGGHGSVAGTFIGAMLIGVLRNGLNLTGVGSYVQQVILGIVILLAVLLDQLKKSEA; the protein is encoded by the coding sequence GTGAATCCAGAAGCCGCCCAACAAGTTCGACTATCGCCAACGCCTGGCACCGGCCGGGAATTGTCGTTATCCGCGCCAAGCAAGACGAGCGTGCGGCCGCTCTTGCGCCACGTGCAAGAATATGGCATCCTTGCCGCGTTCATCATCGAGTTCGCGTTTTTCTCCCTGGTTTCCGACCACTTCCTCACCCCCGAGAATCTCATCAACGTCACGCTGCAAACTTCCATCATCGCGATTATCGCCGCCGGCATGACGTTCGTGATTTTGACCGCGGGCATCGATCTGTCCGTGGGCAGCTTGGTGGCACTGACCGGCGTGGTGGCCGCGTGGATTTTGAAATTCAATTTGCCGCCGGCAATCGGCTTGAGTCTGGCGATCATCGGCGGTTTGCTCGTCGGCGTGCTCTCGGGCGCGATCGCCGGATTTTTCATCACCTGTTTTCGCGTGACGCCATTCATCACGACACTGGCGCTGATGACGGTTTGGCGCGGTCTGGCTTACATCTGGGTCGATGGCCGGCCGATTTGGGGCTTGCCGCCGATTTTCGACGCGCTCGGCGGCAGCCGCATTTTCGGCATTCCGTTGCCGAGTCTCGTGATGCTGACCGTTTTTTTGCTGGCCTGGTTTACACTGCAGCACACGCCGTTTGGCCGCCATGTTTATGCGGTCGGCGGCAACGCCGAAGCCGCGCGTTTGGCCGGCATCGCCACCCGAAAAACGTTGATGTTGGTGTACATCATTTGCGGGGCGATGGCGTCTTTGAGCGGCATCCTGCTCGCCTCGCGCATGTCGAGCGGCCAGCCGAACGCCGGCCTGATGTATGAGCTTGACGTCATCGCCGCCGTTGTTGTCGGCGGCACCAGCCTCTTCGGCGGACACGGCTCGGTCGCCGGCACTTTCATCGGCGCCATGCTCATCGGCGTTTTGCGCAACGGCTTGAACCTCACCGGCGTCGGCAGTTACGTCCAACAAGTCATACTGGGCATCGTGATTTTGCTCGCCGTTTTGCTCGATCAATTGAAGAAAAGTGAAGCGTAA
- a CDS encoding glycosyl hydrolase-related protein, with translation MSKTTVRYKLHVVSHTHWDREWCSPFQHYRQRLVRLIDRLLDLMERNSEYRYFVLDGQAILLEDYFAIRPENRERFKSLVQNGRVEIGPWYVLPDEFLVSEEALIRNLQTGHRLAGEYGGVMKVGYLPDVFGHIAQMPQILRGFNIDNFVFTRGLGDEEDHLGTEFLWIAPDGSRVLAVYQRNGYCNGVDLGFEGPGDHAGEAPRFDVLIARLHQEIQKIGHVAKAASDGTKHILINNGCDHQEPQPELPRLLNYANSVLKDGSTEHTTFSRFIATLRRSGLSFPNHSGELRGGKSHYLLSGVLSSRIYLKQQNDACERLLAGFAEPLAALAWLRAGANSGAGFLTYAWKKLLSNHPHDSICGCSIDLVHREMRGRFEEVRQLGENVVDAALETLAQRVRRSSTSAESPSFIVANSSATPRREVMRALVVLPPAHQFKTLAVIDSNNQPLPTNVIRFWPIASREEFPLPEAFTKLGETAGRHPLTYEDKRAQLLHDRASFELDSPKGEKPWRVAEIEFLTPEMAPVSYRTFSVQARDSETAKLPEDFQGVRVKGNVVENAHLRVKFYPDGSFDLFDKAANRQYQRCHIFEDTEDVGDEYDYSPAPKSQTIWSRGRKGKLRVVYHSNLAAEIEVTLNLPLPAEFDRKAKPKGARSRKLISCLLEIRFTLTAAAPYVAVRTTFQNLVRDHRLRVHFTAPLATSSSLAGQQFYVIDRPLKKPSGKNWLQPPVPAQPMQHFCAVEDRKGGLALLTQGLYEYEARREKKGTALILTLLRAVGWLSRNDLATRPNHAGPALPTPEAQCQGEQVFEYAIMPYAGHWEKAGLPNWAQRYRVPLLEKTCRSAPGGGSALPADFSLFRLEPSSLVITAVKKCDTRDTIVVRLYNASAQRVRGKLLWGMPVSHAWKLNLLEDRLEEVTVFSNSRVDLDCPAWRITTVELEMSKSALGV, from the coding sequence ATGTCGAAAACAACCGTTCGGTACAAGCTGCACGTGGTTTCTCATACGCATTGGGACCGCGAGTGGTGCAGTCCTTTTCAACACTATCGCCAGCGTCTCGTTCGTCTCATCGATCGTTTGCTCGATCTGATGGAGCGCAACAGCGAGTATCGCTATTTCGTCCTTGACGGCCAGGCGATTTTGCTTGAGGATTATTTCGCCATTCGCCCTGAGAATCGCGAGCGTTTCAAGTCGTTGGTACAAAATGGCCGCGTGGAGATCGGCCCGTGGTATGTGCTGCCGGATGAATTTTTGGTGAGCGAAGAAGCTTTGATTCGTAATTTGCAAACCGGCCATCGCCTCGCCGGCGAATATGGCGGCGTGATGAAAGTCGGCTATTTGCCGGATGTCTTCGGCCACATCGCGCAGATGCCGCAAATTCTGCGGGGCTTCAACATCGACAATTTTGTTTTTACTCGCGGCCTTGGCGATGAAGAAGACCACCTCGGCACGGAATTTTTGTGGATTGCGCCGGACGGCAGCCGCGTGCTCGCCGTTTATCAGCGCAACGGCTATTGCAACGGCGTCGATCTTGGCTTCGAAGGCCCTGGCGATCATGCCGGTGAGGCCCCACGTTTTGATGTGCTTATCGCCCGTCTCCATCAAGAGATCCAAAAGATCGGCCACGTCGCCAAAGCTGCGAGCGATGGCACGAAACATATTCTCATCAACAACGGCTGTGATCACCAAGAGCCGCAGCCGGAATTGCCGCGCCTGCTGAATTATGCGAACTCGGTGTTGAAAGATGGCTCGACCGAGCACACGACCTTCTCGCGTTTTATTGCGACGCTGCGGCGCTCCGGTTTATCTTTTCCCAATCACTCCGGCGAGCTGCGCGGCGGCAAAAGCCATTATCTACTTTCCGGCGTGCTTTCATCGCGGATTTATTTGAAGCAGCAAAACGACGCCTGCGAGAGGTTGCTCGCCGGCTTCGCCGAGCCACTGGCTGCGCTCGCCTGGCTGCGCGCCGGCGCCAATTCCGGCGCGGGCTTTTTGACTTATGCCTGGAAGAAGCTGCTGTCCAATCATCCGCACGATTCGATCTGCGGCTGCAGCATCGATTTGGTGCATCGCGAAATGCGCGGGCGTTTCGAAGAAGTCCGGCAGCTTGGCGAGAACGTCGTCGATGCGGCGTTGGAAACATTGGCGCAGCGTGTGCGCCGCAGTTCCACATCAGCCGAAAGCCCGAGTTTCATTGTGGCGAACTCATCAGCAACGCCTCGCCGCGAGGTGATGCGCGCGCTGGTGGTTTTGCCGCCCGCACATCAATTCAAAACTCTCGCCGTCATCGACAGCAACAATCAGCCGCTGCCCACCAACGTCATCCGTTTCTGGCCGATAGCTTCGCGCGAAGAATTTCCGCTGCCGGAGGCCTTTACCAAACTCGGCGAAACCGCCGGGCGTCATCCACTGACTTACGAAGATAAACGCGCGCAACTGCTGCACGATCGCGCCAGCTTTGAGCTGGATTCACCAAAAGGCGAAAAACCGTGGCGCGTTGCTGAAATCGAATTTCTCACGCCGGAAATGGCGCCGGTGAGTTACCGGACTTTTTCCGTGCAGGCGCGCGACTCCGAAACGGCAAAACTGCCGGAAGATTTTCAAGGCGTGCGTGTCAAGGGCAACGTGGTCGAGAATGCTCATCTTCGCGTTAAGTTTTATCCGGACGGCAGTTTTGATTTGTTTGATAAAGCCGCCAATCGGCAATATCAACGCTGCCACATTTTTGAAGACACCGAAGACGTCGGCGACGAGTACGATTATTCGCCGGCGCCGAAGAGCCAAACGATTTGGAGCCGCGGCCGCAAAGGCAAGCTGCGCGTCGTGTATCACTCGAATCTGGCGGCGGAAATCGAAGTGACCTTGAACCTGCCCTTGCCGGCTGAGTTTGACCGCAAGGCCAAACCCAAGGGCGCGCGCAGCAGAAAACTCATTTCATGCCTGCTTGAAATTCGTTTCACCCTCACGGCGGCAGCGCCTTACGTTGCGGTGCGGACGACTTTTCAAAATCTGGTGCGCGATCATCGTCTTCGCGTTCATTTTACGGCGCCGCTGGCAACCAGCAGCTCGCTGGCCGGCCAACAGTTTTATGTGATCGACCGGCCGCTGAAAAAACCGTCCGGAAAAAATTGGCTGCAACCGCCGGTTCCGGCCCAGCCGATGCAGCATTTTTGCGCGGTGGAAGATCGCAAGGGCGGACTTGCACTTCTCACGCAAGGTTTATATGAATACGAAGCCCGGCGTGAGAAAAAAGGCACGGCGCTCATTCTCACCTTGCTGCGCGCCGTCGGCTGGCTGTCGCGCAATGATTTGGCGACGCGCCCGAATCACGCCGGCCCGGCTTTGCCCACGCCGGAAGCGCAATGTCAAGGCGAGCAGGTTTTTGAGTACGCGATTATGCCTTACGCCGGCCATTGGGAGAAAGCCGGTTTGCCGAACTGGGCGCAGCGTTATCGCGTGCCACTTTTGGAAAAAACCTGCCGCAGCGCGCCTGGCGGCGGAAGCGCGCTGCCAGCGGATTTCTCGCTCTTTCGCCTCGAGCCGTCGTCGCTCGTCATCACCGCCGTCAAAAAATGTGACACGCGTGACACGATCGTGGTTCGTCTTTACAATGCCTCCGCCCAGCGCGTGCGCGGCAAGCTCCTCTGGGGCATGCCGGTGTCGCACGCCTGGAAACTCAACTTGCTGGAAGATCGTTTGGAGGAAGTCACCGTCTTTTCCAATTCGCGCGTCGATCTGGATTGCCCGGCGTGGCGCATCACGACGGTCGAGTTGGAGATGAGCAAATCGGCGTTGGGGGTGTAG
- a CDS encoding DUF433 domain-containing protein produces MKTGKASVTKRKTSTKKLAREIYGGEVYEYYPLGQYVVAAPGVCGGRPTFKYTRLEVSFILALLATGKTIQQVVQAYSLSRLTPEAVQEAIRLVES; encoded by the coding sequence ATGAAGACTGGCAAAGCGAGCGTGACTAAACGCAAAACTTCCACGAAGAAATTGGCGCGGGAAATTTATGGCGGTGAAGTTTACGAATATTATCCGCTCGGCCAATATGTGGTCGCCGCACCCGGCGTCTGCGGGGGCCGGCCGACTTTCAAGTATACGCGGCTGGAAGTGAGTTTTATTCTTGCTCTTCTTGCCACTGGCAAGACGATTCAGCAAGTTGTTCAAGCTTATTCTCTGAGCCGGCTTACACCGGAAGCCGTCCAAGAGGCGATCCGTCTTGTCGAAAGCTGA